A window of the Bacteroidota bacterium genome harbors these coding sequences:
- a CDS encoding HAD hydrolase family protein: protein MIRLFLADIDGCLAAPYEAYDLAGFRQFAEAGRRAETDPVYPRVGICSGRSYAYVEAVAQALDLRGPALFESGGGRFDLQTASIRWSPLLTPEVEDALGAVRSYFHRDLLPGSRLSFDYGKRAQVGVIGTDQDEIERCFAEVDRFVSAHHPSLIVHPTHVSIDVLPRALTKRVAVETVAEEEGLSIGEVAFIGDTQGDIGALQAVGFSFAPQNATPATKAAARVVTEGAVLDGTLEAYRWCLRHNEAQADAA from the coding sequence ATGATTCGCCTCTTCCTCGCCGACATCGACGGCTGCCTCGCGGCCCCCTACGAAGCGTACGACCTCGCCGGCTTCCGGCAGTTCGCCGAGGCGGGCCGCCGCGCCGAGACCGACCCGGTCTACCCGCGCGTCGGCATCTGCTCCGGGCGGTCCTACGCCTACGTCGAGGCCGTCGCGCAGGCGCTCGACCTGCGCGGCCCGGCCCTGTTCGAGAGCGGCGGCGGCCGCTTCGACCTTCAGACGGCGAGCATTCGGTGGAGCCCGCTGCTGACGCCCGAGGTCGAGGACGCCCTCGGCGCGGTGCGCAGCTACTTCCACCGCGACCTCCTCCCCGGCTCTAGGCTGTCGTTCGACTACGGCAAGCGCGCCCAGGTCGGCGTCATCGGGACCGACCAGGACGAGATCGAGCGCTGCTTCGCCGAGGTGGACCGCTTCGTGTCGGCGCACCACCCGAGCCTGATCGTCCACCCGACGCACGTCTCCATCGATGTCCTTCCGCGCGCGCTCACGAAGCGCGTTGCGGTCGAGACCGTCGCAGAAGAGGAGGGACTATCCATCGGCGAGGTGGCCTTCATCGGCGACACCCAGGGCGACATCGGGGCGCTGCAGGCCGTCGGGTTCTCGTTTGCGCCGCAGAACGCCACGCCCGCGACGAAGGCGGCAGCGCGGGTCGTAACGGAGGGCGCGGTGCTCGACGGGACGCTCGAAGCCTACCGCTGGTGCCTCCGTCACAATGAGGCGCAGGCCGACGCGGCTTAA
- a CDS encoding enoyl-ACP reductase, whose translation MSTSHGLLSAKHGVIFGALDERSLAWKIADACRREGATFVLSNAPVTKRFGSLDALAEQTGSPVVYADAQKDEDLEALFDQVKSEHGPVDFVVHSIGMGVNVRKNKPYEALNHDWYLKTLDISAASLHRVVQAGLKQEALADGGSIVALSYIGAQRVFSKYSEMGDAKALLESIVRSFGYRLGKRGIRINSVSQSPTRTTAGGGINGFDAMFDFADQLSPLGNADAESCADYVVTLLSDYARMVTMQNLFHDGGFSSMGISDRTVELLADVLGGEKDGRGEQGE comes from the coding sequence ATGTCTACGTCTCACGGCCTCCTCAGCGCCAAGCACGGCGTCATCTTCGGCGCGCTTGACGAGCGCAGCCTCGCCTGGAAAATCGCCGATGCCTGCCGCCGCGAGGGGGCGACGTTCGTCCTCTCCAACGCACCGGTCACCAAGCGCTTCGGGAGCCTCGACGCGCTCGCCGAGCAGACTGGCAGCCCGGTCGTCTACGCCGACGCCCAGAAAGACGAGGACCTCGAGGCGCTCTTCGACCAGGTCAAGAGCGAGCACGGGCCGGTCGACTTCGTCGTGCACTCCATCGGGATGGGCGTCAACGTGCGCAAGAACAAGCCCTACGAAGCGCTCAACCACGACTGGTACCTCAAGACGCTCGACATCTCGGCGGCGTCCCTCCACCGGGTCGTGCAGGCCGGGCTGAAGCAGGAGGCCCTTGCCGATGGCGGCTCGATCGTCGCGCTCTCCTACATCGGCGCGCAGCGGGTCTTCTCGAAGTACTCCGAGATGGGTGACGCGAAAGCGCTGCTGGAGAGCATCGTCCGCTCCTTCGGCTACCGGCTCGGCAAGCGTGGCATCCGCATCAACTCCGTCAGCCAGAGCCCGACGCGCACCACGGCCGGCGGCGGCATCAACGGCTTCGACGCCATGTTCGACTTCGCCGACCAACTCTCCCCGCTCGGCAACGCCGACGCCGAGAGCTGCGCCGACTACGTCGTCACGCTCCTGAGCGACTACGCGCGGATGGTGACGATGCAGAACCTCTTCCACGACGGCGGCTTCTCCTCGATGGGCATCTCGGACCGGACCGTCGAGTTGCTCGCCGACGTGCTCGGCGGGGAAAAGGATGGGCGTGGAGAGCAGGGAGAGTGA
- a CDS encoding response regulator encodes MSLQPSTSAKPATPETPARPVVLVVDDYAETRRLIYFYLRDEYEVVEVDSAEKAVAYLAEGNPAHLVVMDINFQDGMNGMTATEQIRSNPALKNLPILATSAYAYPDDRTRFLETGFDDYIAKPLFKERTLKKVRSMLGGNGQGVWVTKKQENGEA; translated from the coding sequence ATGAGTCTCCAGCCCTCTACGTCCGCGAAGCCCGCCACTCCAGAGACCCCTGCGCGTCCGGTTGTCCTCGTCGTAGACGACTACGCCGAGACCCGGCGCCTGATCTACTTCTACCTCCGCGACGAGTACGAGGTCGTAGAGGTGGACTCGGCCGAGAAGGCGGTGGCCTACCTCGCTGAAGGCAACCCGGCCCACCTCGTGGTAATGGACATCAACTTCCAGGACGGGATGAACGGGATGACGGCCACCGAGCAGATCCGCTCCAACCCGGCCCTCAAGAACCTGCCGATTCTCGCCACCTCGGCCTACGCCTACCCCGACGACCGCACGCGCTTCCTCGAGACCGGCTTCGACGACTACATCGCCAAGCCGCTGTTCAAGGAGCGGACGCTCAAGAAGGTTCGCAGCATGCTCGGCGGCAACGGACAGGGCGTGTGGGTGACGAAGAAGCAGGAGAACGGCGAGGCGTAG
- a CDS encoding L,D-transpeptidase gives MLRSLVFLFCCFAESAHAQPSDAVAPEPVATAPSSASPDRAVPADEAPIFYVVRERPRVFSAPDSSRAFARLDFREGVRVIEQRGAWSRIVGEETVGWVASAALSNVWVMVDKASRNLYVYRGAEVVRRLPADVSQNPDDDKVRRADLGERDHYRIPEGSFFITSKNLNSQYYRSLMLSYPNAEDAARGLEAELISEREHDRIVEAAEDFRTPPMGTKLGGAIAIHGQGSGRQRAWTRGCVALRDVHLDAIWDLVEVGTPVLIQ, from the coding sequence ATGTTGCGTTCGCTTGTCTTCCTCTTCTGCTGCTTCGCGGAAAGCGCCCACGCGCAGCCGTCGGACGCGGTCGCACCCGAGCCCGTGGCGACGGCACCGAGCAGTGCCTCGCCGGACCGCGCGGTGCCCGCCGATGAGGCACCGATATTCTACGTCGTCCGCGAGCGCCCGCGCGTGTTCAGCGCGCCCGACTCGTCCCGCGCCTTCGCCCGGCTCGACTTCCGCGAGGGCGTCCGCGTGATCGAGCAGCGCGGCGCGTGGAGCCGCATCGTCGGCGAGGAGACGGTCGGATGGGTGGCGTCCGCCGCGCTCTCCAACGTCTGGGTGATGGTCGACAAAGCCAGCCGCAACCTCTACGTCTACCGCGGTGCCGAGGTCGTGCGCCGCCTCCCGGCCGACGTGTCGCAGAACCCCGACGACGACAAGGTCCGCCGGGCCGACCTCGGCGAGCGCGACCACTACCGCATTCCCGAGGGCTCGTTCTTCATCACCTCGAAGAATCTCAACAGCCAGTACTACCGCTCGCTCATGCTGAGCTACCCCAACGCCGAGGACGCCGCGCGCGGGCTGGAGGCCGAGCTGATCTCCGAGCGCGAGCATGACCGGATCGTGGAGGCCGCCGAGGACTTCCGCACGCCGCCAATGGGGACCAAGCTCGGCGGGGCGATTGCGATTCACGGCCAGGGGTCCGGGCGGCAGCGGGCGTGGACGCGCGGCTGCGTCGCCCTGCGCGACGTGCACCTCGACGCGATCTGGGACCTCGTCGAGGTTGGCACACCGGTCCTGATCCAGTGA